From Synoicihabitans lomoniglobus, the proteins below share one genomic window:
- a CDS encoding Sb-PDE family phosphodiesterase — MPKRIPRNLLALAAIGLALTSPVRAHDNDPVIHFPDLPDLLTLVCDFHQHTVFSDGAVWPDIRVKEGIRDGLDVMAVTDHLEYQPHRDDIPHPDRNRSFDLALAAAKEADILVVRGAEVTRRMPPGHINAIFLQDVNRLIQDDPLTVMREAVVQGGFLFWNHPAWTSQVRDGVSRLTDMHRQMIEEGLLHGIEVINEDTYSESALQIALDHNLVIMGTSDIHGLIAWDYEKYPHTHRPVTLVFAEDRTAEAVRTALMDRRTVVWYADTLIGREAWMQTLLHASLSLEIDGYDESNDLLAFELTNHSDAPLTLRNAGIFSLYNSGDVLVVPPHETRELNLITKGRVEQVNFAFEVLNALTAPRTHPVMRWENLDTLNP; from the coding sequence ATGCCCAAACGAATTCCCCGTAACCTGCTCGCTCTGGCCGCAATCGGACTGGCGCTCACCAGCCCGGTTCGCGCCCACGACAACGACCCCGTCATCCATTTCCCGGACCTGCCCGATCTGCTCACTCTGGTCTGCGATTTCCACCAACACACCGTATTTTCGGATGGTGCCGTCTGGCCCGACATCCGCGTAAAAGAAGGCATCCGCGACGGTCTCGATGTCATGGCCGTCACCGACCACTTGGAATATCAACCCCATCGCGACGACATCCCCCACCCGGACCGGAATCGCAGTTTTGATCTCGCCCTCGCCGCCGCGAAGGAGGCCGACATTCTTGTCGTCCGCGGGGCCGAAGTCACCCGCCGCATGCCGCCCGGTCACATCAACGCGATTTTCCTGCAGGACGTGAATCGCTTGATCCAGGACGACCCGCTCACCGTCATGCGGGAAGCCGTGGTGCAAGGCGGATTTCTGTTTTGGAACCACCCCGCCTGGACGTCGCAAGTTCGCGATGGCGTTTCGCGACTGACGGATATGCACCGGCAAATGATCGAGGAGGGCCTGCTTCACGGTATCGAGGTGATCAACGAGGATACCTACTCGGAGTCCGCCCTCCAAATCGCGCTCGATCACAATCTGGTCATCATGGGCACGTCCGACATTCACGGCTTGATTGCCTGGGACTATGAAAAATACCCCCACACGCATCGCCCCGTGACCTTGGTCTTTGCCGAAGATCGCACCGCCGAGGCGGTGCGAACCGCCCTGATGGATCGTCGCACGGTCGTGTGGTATGCTGACACTTTGATCGGTCGGGAAGCGTGGATGCAGACCTTGCTGCACGCTTCCCTGTCACTCGAGATTGATGGCTACGACGAATCGAACGATCTCCTCGCATTCGAGCTGACCAATCATTCCGATGCGCCCCTTACCCTCCGTAATGCGGGGATATTTTCACTCTATAATTCAGGCGATGTTTTGGTGGTGCCGCCCCACGAAACCCGCGAGTTGAACTTGATCACCAAAGGTCGGGTTGAGCAGGTAAACTTCGCCTTCGAAGTGCTCAACGCGTTGACCGCGCCCCGGACTCATCCCGTTATGCGTTGGGAAAATCTGGATACGCTCAATCCATGA
- a CDS encoding MHYT domain-containing protein: MDATYNLWLVVLSVVVAITVSYSALMLAARVAESGVVAGRLWLLGGAIAMGIGIWSMHFVGMLAYSVDTPLLYGAIETLFSLGVAILTSGFALGVASRKQLSTGRLLFSALVMGLGISAMHYSGMAAILINPAIRYDPWLVVASVVVACGASTAALWLAFRLRTGQRRHNLILHSAAAVVMGLGISGMHYTGMAACRIALGSICYGGTAIDNNWLAIAIGMFALGVLAITLITSIYDSHRITSISEGAERLERLNHELHREKNLLSLATQAAGISYWEYDVRSRKVLWVENDISRLTEEGIDLKTYPNAIVELVHPDDRNVVLETLHRSAQAKQETCGFRCRIELPRTKQIVHLDCHARIFTDDAGQPINLIAASRDVTPQIEQEQREAALQFQLRDASREAGRAEVAAGVLHNVGNTLNSLGVSASHVGSKLRTSRIQKLPQLAEILGAPIDEPEQSSTDAEKIQLAKQYLGSLATLLVTENEELQSELTGMQKHLAHISEIISAQQSYAGRSGVVEDTDIAELLDQSITHHLSSEPTVKITRDYLLTPTLALERHKLMQIFGNLITNARHALREVSPEVRHLHVSISAARTDDLIVAVTDTGVGISAENLSQLFSFGFTTKTTGHGFGLHNSALLARELGGSLSARSDGVGHGAVFELRLPLNRSASDGLAPSA, encoded by the coding sequence ATGGACGCGACGTATAATCTTTGGCTCGTGGTCCTGTCGGTGGTGGTCGCGATCACCGTGTCGTATTCCGCCCTGATGCTCGCGGCACGCGTGGCAGAAAGCGGAGTCGTCGCGGGCCGCCTGTGGCTGCTCGGCGGAGCGATCGCGATGGGAATCGGGATTTGGTCGATGCACTTCGTCGGCATGCTGGCTTACTCCGTCGACACGCCCCTCTTGTATGGCGCGATAGAGACGCTGTTTTCTCTGGGCGTCGCCATCCTCACGTCAGGATTTGCCCTGGGAGTCGCGAGTCGGAAGCAGCTGAGCACCGGTCGACTATTGTTCAGCGCCCTCGTCATGGGACTCGGGATCAGCGCCATGCATTACTCCGGCATGGCCGCGATTCTCATCAATCCCGCCATTCGCTATGATCCTTGGCTGGTCGTGGCTTCGGTCGTGGTGGCGTGTGGGGCTTCGACCGCCGCCCTGTGGTTGGCGTTCCGACTCCGCACCGGTCAACGCCGACACAATCTCATCCTGCATAGTGCCGCGGCCGTGGTGATGGGCCTGGGCATCAGCGGGATGCATTACACCGGCATGGCGGCCTGCCGCATCGCGCTGGGATCCATCTGCTACGGCGGCACCGCCATCGACAACAACTGGCTGGCCATCGCGATCGGCATGTTCGCGCTGGGCGTGCTGGCCATCACGTTGATCACCTCGATCTACGACTCGCACCGGATCACTTCGATCAGCGAAGGAGCCGAGCGACTCGAACGGCTCAATCACGAGCTGCATCGGGAGAAGAACCTATTGTCGCTGGCGACGCAAGCCGCGGGAATTTCCTATTGGGAGTATGATGTCCGCAGTCGGAAGGTGCTGTGGGTGGAGAACGACATTTCGAGACTCACGGAAGAAGGCATCGACCTCAAAACCTATCCCAATGCCATCGTGGAACTCGTGCACCCCGACGATCGCAATGTTGTCTTGGAAACCCTGCATCGGTCCGCACAGGCGAAACAGGAAACCTGCGGATTTCGGTGTCGCATCGAGCTTCCCCGGACAAAACAAATCGTGCACCTGGATTGCCACGCACGGATATTCACCGACGACGCCGGACAGCCCATCAACCTCATCGCGGCATCCCGCGACGTCACCCCGCAGATCGAACAAGAACAGCGGGAAGCCGCGCTACAATTTCAACTGCGCGACGCATCGCGTGAGGCTGGCCGGGCGGAGGTCGCGGCCGGCGTGCTGCACAATGTGGGCAACACCCTGAACAGTCTCGGGGTTTCGGCTTCGCACGTCGGGAGCAAACTTCGCACCTCTCGCATTCAAAAGCTGCCGCAGCTCGCCGAGATCCTGGGCGCCCCAATCGATGAACCGGAGCAATCGTCCACCGACGCGGAAAAGATACAGCTCGCGAAACAATACCTCGGCAGCCTCGCCACCCTGCTCGTGACGGAAAACGAAGAGCTTCAAAGTGAGCTGACCGGCATGCAAAAGCACCTGGCGCACATCAGCGAAATTATTTCGGCACAACAATCCTACGCCGGCCGCAGTGGGGTGGTTGAAGATACCGACATCGCCGAGCTGCTCGATCAGTCGATCACTCATCATCTGTCTTCCGAGCCGACCGTTAAGATCACACGCGACTATCTGCTCACCCCCACCCTCGCCCTGGAGCGTCACAAGTTGATGCAGATATTCGGCAACTTGATCACCAACGCTCGCCACGCCTTGCGCGAGGTTTCCCCGGAGGTGCGCCACCTCCACGTTTCAATCAGCGCAGCTAGGACCGACGACCTGATCGTGGCCGTCACCGACACCGGGGTCGGAATTTCAGCGGAGAACCTCAGTCAACTTTTCTCGTTCGGATTCACCACGAAAACCACCGGGCACGGGTTTGGGCTGCACAACAGCGCTTTACTGGCCCGCGAACTCGGCGGCAGCCTTTCGGCCCGCAGTGACGGCGTCGGGCACGGCGCGGTATTCGAATTACGGTTACCCTTGAACCGGTCCGCTTCGGACGGGCTCGCGCCCTCCGCGTAA
- a CDS encoding VC0807 family protein: protein MPPPAKRENMLVNLAFNIAIPSLILAKASTPERLGPVWGLIIALAFPISYGVWDFVQRRQANFVSILGFASVMLTGGLGLMKVGNFWFAVKEAAVPALIGIAVWLSTYTQRPLVRQFLFSDQVMDVNKIEAALDERANRSAFDQLLSSSTYLLVVSFVVSAVLNFVLARWLLTSPTGSPEFNAELGKMNALSWPVIVVPTMIITVFALWRLVSGITKLTGLKFEEMLHAEHVKQS, encoded by the coding sequence ATGCCTCCTCCCGCCAAACGCGAAAACATGCTGGTCAATCTGGCGTTCAACATCGCCATCCCGTCGCTCATCCTCGCCAAAGCGAGCACGCCCGAGCGATTGGGTCCGGTCTGGGGGCTGATCATCGCGCTCGCCTTTCCCATCAGCTACGGCGTGTGGGATTTCGTGCAACGTCGGCAGGCCAACTTCGTGTCGATCCTCGGGTTTGCCAGCGTCATGCTGACGGGCGGTCTGGGACTGATGAAGGTTGGCAATTTCTGGTTTGCCGTAAAGGAGGCTGCCGTGCCCGCCCTCATCGGCATCGCCGTGTGGCTGTCGACGTATACCCAACGTCCCCTGGTGCGTCAGTTTCTGTTCAGCGACCAGGTCATGGACGTGAACAAAATCGAAGCCGCGCTCGACGAGCGGGCTAATCGGTCCGCGTTCGATCAACTGCTCAGTTCCTCGACCTATTTACTCGTCGTCTCGTTCGTCGTGAGCGCCGTGCTCAATTTCGTGCTCGCCCGGTGGTTGCTCACCAGCCCCACCGGTTCGCCGGAATTCAATGCTGAGCTCGGCAAGATGAATGCCCTCAGTTGGCCCGTAATCGTCGTGCCGACCATGATCATCACCGTCTTCGCCCTGTGGCGTTTGGTGAGCGGCATCACCAAGCTCACCGGTCTGAAATTCGAAGAAATGCTCCACGCCGAGCATGTGAAGCAGAGCTGA
- a CDS encoding pyridoxine 5'-phosphate synthase — MIFLGLNIDHCATVRQARYRVVHPGAEPAVEPDPVTLAVHAERAGADGITIHLREDRRHIIDSDVHRVRESIATRLNLEMACTSEMAKIAAEVKPDSVCLVPENRAEITTEGGLDVVGQRDRVAAIVDAMGAAGIAVSLFIDPDEPQIAMAAELGAPFIELHTGAWANRFYDAESRAEEFARLVRGAGQGHALGLTVNAGHGINYLNVAEIRTLPHLHECNIGHSIISRALFTGIDEAVREMRARLND, encoded by the coding sequence ATGATTTTCCTCGGCCTCAATATTGATCACTGTGCCACCGTCCGACAGGCGCGCTATCGGGTGGTGCATCCCGGGGCGGAGCCCGCCGTCGAGCCCGATCCGGTCACTTTGGCGGTGCATGCCGAACGCGCCGGCGCGGACGGCATCACCATCCACCTCCGCGAAGACCGTCGTCATATCATCGATTCCGATGTGCACCGGGTGCGGGAGTCGATCGCCACCCGCCTCAATCTGGAAATGGCGTGCACGTCCGAAATGGCGAAAATCGCGGCGGAGGTGAAACCCGACTCGGTTTGCCTCGTGCCGGAAAATCGCGCCGAAATCACCACCGAAGGCGGATTGGATGTGGTTGGTCAACGCGACCGTGTCGCCGCGATCGTGGACGCCATGGGAGCGGCCGGAATCGCCGTCAGTTTGTTTATCGATCCCGATGAGCCTCAAATCGCGATGGCGGCCGAGCTCGGGGCTCCGTTTATCGAACTGCACACGGGGGCGTGGGCGAATCGGTTTTACGACGCAGAGTCGCGCGCGGAGGAGTTTGCTCGTCTCGTCCGGGGGGCGGGGCAGGGGCACGCCCTCGGTCTGACGGTCAACGCCGGCCACGGCATCAACTACCTCAATGTCGCGGAGATCAGGACCCTGCCTCACCTTCACGAGTGCAACATCGGCCACAGTATCATCAGCCGCGCCCTCTTCACCGGCATCGACGAGGCTGTGCGCGAGATGCGAGCCCGATTGAACGACTGA
- the acpS gene encoding holo-ACP synthase, translating to MIDLPPGGILLGLGCDLIEVDRIRGVIRRQGERFLNRVFTVEERAYCDGMKHPHKHYAARFAAKEAVSKCFTTGIGAELGWKSISVYHGERHQPLIHLDEAGAALLQRLQGSHVLVSLSHTESSAMAVAAIVKATPSP from the coding sequence ATGATTGATCTTCCTCCCGGTGGCATACTTCTCGGACTCGGTTGCGACCTCATCGAGGTGGATCGCATTCGCGGGGTCATCAGGCGGCAGGGGGAGCGGTTCTTAAACCGAGTCTTCACGGTCGAAGAACGCGCTTACTGCGATGGCATGAAGCACCCGCACAAGCACTACGCGGCGCGGTTTGCCGCCAAGGAGGCCGTGTCCAAATGCTTCACCACCGGTATCGGAGCCGAGCTCGGTTGGAAATCGATTTCCGTGTATCACGGTGAGCGTCATCAACCGCTGATTCATTTGGACGAAGCCGGAGCCGCACTGTTGCAACGGCTCCAGGGATCGCATGTGCTGGTTTCCCTCTCTCACACGGAAAGCTCCGCCATGGCGGTCGCGGCCATCGTGAAAGCAACACCTTCCCCATGA
- a CDS encoding NAD(P)H-hydrate dehydratase, translating into MPFLSGSHPILDCVTAAAWEARIFGGDESKEWPAMQAAGAAVADGIIHDLKTVSETLTAKPGRLLVLVGKGHNGGDALIAATRLLAAAPAWTVEVGFVFGQNRLRPLTLAAWRQLQHAGGSARVRAIRRREMAASYTVVIDGVFGFQFRPPLREPATGWLQQAADVKTSLRAAVDLPSGWAEAVAFQADVTYATGILKSPLLDLPNAGRIRYLDLGFFGDDAVGNLRVLTAAGLAPLQQLRSFHSDKRSHGHLAIVGGSRDFPGAVGLSVAAALHSGVGNVTAFVPESISAAFAARWPEAMWVGCPETEDGGLSLDAGQRIRTKWARASAALVGPGLGRDPETMALVKDLIGEAKIPLVLDADALQPEGVMAGNAPRILTPHQGEFDRITTSKNVALDALAWPQPTVTVLKGPITRVIQDGVIYHGVAGGPVLARGGSGDMLAGLIAGRLAAEPGTPLVAAAQGVVWHGLASQRVADSRGEVAVRSSWLIDEINGVLRAL; encoded by the coding sequence GTGCCGTTCCTGTCTGGATCACATCCCATTCTCGACTGCGTGACGGCGGCGGCGTGGGAAGCGCGGATCTTCGGAGGCGACGAAAGCAAGGAATGGCCCGCGATGCAGGCGGCTGGAGCCGCCGTCGCTGACGGGATCATCCATGATCTCAAAACGGTCAGCGAGACCCTCACCGCGAAGCCGGGACGACTGCTCGTGCTGGTCGGAAAAGGTCACAACGGTGGGGACGCCTTGATCGCCGCGACGCGGTTGCTCGCCGCGGCCCCGGCGTGGACGGTCGAGGTCGGGTTTGTATTCGGCCAGAACCGGCTGCGTCCCTTGACGTTGGCGGCGTGGCGCCAGCTGCAGCATGCCGGCGGTAGCGCCCGCGTGCGGGCGATCCGACGCCGGGAAATGGCGGCGAGTTATACGGTGGTGATCGATGGGGTATTCGGTTTTCAATTTCGTCCACCGTTGCGGGAGCCCGCCACGGGGTGGTTGCAACAGGCCGCCGATGTGAAGACGTCGCTGCGGGCTGCCGTCGACCTGCCGAGCGGCTGGGCGGAGGCGGTCGCGTTTCAGGCCGATGTCACGTATGCGACCGGCATTCTGAAATCGCCGTTGCTCGATTTACCCAATGCCGGCCGTATCCGCTATTTGGATCTGGGATTCTTCGGCGACGACGCGGTCGGAAATCTGCGGGTGCTGACAGCGGCGGGGCTGGCTCCGTTGCAACAGCTGCGATCGTTCCATTCGGACAAGCGCAGCCATGGCCACCTCGCCATTGTCGGAGGTTCGCGCGATTTTCCGGGTGCGGTCGGTCTGAGTGTGGCCGCCGCTCTGCACAGCGGCGTGGGGAATGTCACCGCGTTTGTCCCCGAGTCGATTTCCGCCGCGTTTGCCGCGCGTTGGCCCGAGGCCATGTGGGTGGGTTGTCCGGAGACGGAAGACGGCGGATTGTCGCTCGATGCGGGTCAGCGCATTCGGACGAAGTGGGCGCGGGCGAGCGCGGCACTGGTGGGGCCCGGATTGGGTCGCGACCCCGAGACCATGGCGCTGGTCAAAGACTTGATCGGCGAAGCCAAAATCCCCCTGGTGTTGGATGCCGATGCGCTGCAGCCAGAGGGTGTGATGGCGGGCAACGCGCCGCGGATTTTGACGCCTCATCAGGGCGAATTCGATCGGATAACAACATCGAAGAACGTGGCGTTGGACGCTCTTGCTTGGCCGCAACCCACCGTGACGGTGTTGAAGGGGCCGATCACCCGGGTCATCCAAGACGGCGTGATCTATCACGGTGTGGCCGGGGGACCGGTGCTCGCGCGCGGCGGCAGTGGTGACATGCTGGCGGGGCTGATCGCAGGGCGGCTGGCGGCCGAACCCGGCACACCATTGGTGGCCGCCGCCCAAGGTGTGGTGTGGCATGGACTGGCGTCGCAACGTGTCGCGGACTCACGCGGGGAAGTCGCCGTTCGATCGTCGTGGTTGATTGATGAAATAAACGGCGTGCTGCGCGCGTTATAG
- the dprA gene encoding DNA-processing protein DprA, which yields MELTDAQACLILNALPHIGPVNLRRLLAAFEDDPREVLSAGTKDLERVKGVGPAISGTIAAWEEHFDLGREEERIAKAKARFVTCRDETYPAMLREIYDPPIGLYQRGDYGFVRPMLAMVGSRKTTLYGQKVAKTLARELTEAGFCVVSGLARGIDTAAHEGALEAGGPTVGVLGTGMNIVYPPENLDLYRQVAANGAVVTEFPFDRRADRQSFAMRNRIVAGMSAGVIVIESDVAGGSMITARFAGEQGRQLFAVPGRIDQPTSAGCHQLIRDGAMLVTCVDDILAEFSYLDGLKPTPLAAKETADGGEESGPPMSASEDKVFACFAGGAQLSPDELTGLTGLGVSEVTTALMMLELQRRLARRTDGRYEAT from the coding sequence ATGGAGCTCACCGATGCGCAAGCCTGCCTGATCCTGAACGCGTTGCCGCACATCGGGCCGGTCAACTTGCGTCGATTGTTGGCCGCGTTTGAAGATGACCCCCGCGAAGTGCTTTCCGCCGGGACCAAGGACCTGGAGCGAGTGAAGGGGGTGGGGCCGGCGATCAGTGGCACGATCGCGGCCTGGGAGGAGCACTTTGATTTGGGGCGGGAGGAGGAGCGAATCGCCAAGGCCAAGGCCAGGTTTGTGACGTGCCGAGACGAAACCTATCCGGCAATGTTGCGAGAGATCTACGACCCGCCCATCGGTCTGTATCAGCGCGGTGACTACGGATTCGTCCGCCCCATGCTGGCGATGGTGGGCAGCCGCAAGACCACGCTCTACGGGCAGAAGGTGGCGAAGACCCTGGCACGCGAACTTACCGAGGCGGGGTTTTGCGTCGTGAGCGGATTGGCTCGCGGCATCGATACCGCCGCTCACGAGGGGGCGCTGGAGGCGGGAGGTCCCACGGTCGGTGTGCTGGGGACCGGCATGAATATTGTCTACCCACCGGAGAATCTGGACCTCTACCGCCAGGTCGCGGCGAACGGCGCGGTGGTCACGGAGTTTCCCTTCGATCGGCGGGCGGACCGGCAGTCGTTTGCCATGCGCAATCGCATCGTGGCGGGCATGTCGGCGGGCGTGATCGTGATCGAGTCCGATGTCGCGGGCGGCTCCATGATCACGGCGCGTTTTGCGGGCGAGCAGGGGCGGCAACTGTTTGCCGTGCCGGGGAGGATTGATCAACCGACGAGCGCCGGTTGTCATCAGCTCATTCGCGATGGCGCGATGTTGGTGACCTGCGTGGACGATATTCTGGCGGAGTTCAGTTACCTCGACGGGTTGAAACCCACACCTTTGGCCGCGAAAGAAACCGCCGATGGTGGAGAGGAAAGCGGGCCGCCAATGTCGGCGAGCGAGGACAAGGTGTTCGCCTGTTTCGCGGGTGGTGCCCAGCTCAGTCCGGATGAGTTAACCGGACTGACCGGCCTCGGTGTTTCGGAGGTCACCACCGCGCTCATGATGTTGGAGCTGCAGCGACGTCTCGCTCGGCGCACCGACGGGCGCTACGAAGCGACATAG
- a CDS encoding histidine triad nucleotide-binding protein gives MPKTLFQKIIDREIPAKIEHEDDQCIVIHDIQPQAPVHVLIIPKQLIPRLAEAGDDDGAQLGHLLLIARNVARKLHLDNGFRVVINNGPDGCESVPHLHVHLLGQRQLQWPPG, from the coding sequence ATGCCCAAGACGCTCTTCCAGAAGATCATTGATCGTGAAATCCCCGCCAAAATTGAGCATGAGGACGACCAATGCATCGTCATTCATGACATTCAGCCTCAAGCGCCGGTGCATGTGTTGATCATCCCGAAGCAACTTATTCCCCGTCTCGCCGAAGCCGGTGACGACGACGGCGCTCAACTCGGCCACCTCCTGCTCATCGCTCGCAACGTCGCCCGAAAGCTCCACCTCGACAACGGCTTCCGCGTCGTGATCAACAACGGCCCCGACGGCTGCGAAAGCGTCCCTCATCTTCACGTCCATCTCCTCGGCCAGCGCCAATTACAGTGGCCTCCCGGTTGA
- the nrdR gene encoding transcriptional regulator NrdR codes for MRCSKCTSIDDKVIDSRISKEGTSIRRRRECLECGHRFSTTEMLVREGLMVVKRDDRREEFDRHKLGRSIHAACHKRPIDEEQILMLVEDVIDVLEAQFDTQIPSRAIGDAVMQRLSRIDQVAYVRFASIYKQFRDASEFIHEINALDRPQA; via the coding sequence ATGCGTTGTTCCAAATGCACTTCGATTGATGACAAAGTCATCGATTCCCGCATCAGCAAAGAAGGGACCAGCATCCGTCGACGTCGCGAATGCCTGGAATGCGGTCACCGCTTCAGCACCACCGAAATGCTCGTGCGCGAGGGTCTCATGGTGGTCAAACGCGACGACCGTCGCGAAGAGTTTGATCGTCACAAACTGGGCCGCTCGATCCACGCCGCCTGCCACAAACGTCCCATCGACGAGGAGCAGATCCTCATGTTGGTCGAAGACGTGATCGACGTGCTGGAAGCCCAATTCGACACCCAAATCCCCTCGCGCGCCATCGGCGACGCCGTCATGCAGCGCTTGTCGCGCATTGATCAGGTCGCCTACGTGCGCTTCGCGAGTATCTACAAACAATTCCGCGACGCGTCCGAATTCATCCACGAGATCAACGCGCTCGATCGACCCCAGGCATGA
- a CDS encoding anthranilate synthase component II — protein MLLVIDNYDSFTFNLVQYFGQLGVEQRVFRNDEITPAEALALKPERVMISPGPCSPREAGVSLDMIAAFAGKVPLFGVCLGHQSIGQHFGGNIVRAERLMHGKTSPIQHRDTDVFAGLPQGFAATRYHSLLIERASLPDCLEITAETAEGEIMGIRHQTLPIWGVQFHPESIATESGMQILENFLRLN, from the coding sequence GTGCTCCTCGTAATCGACAACTACGACTCCTTCACTTTTAACCTCGTCCAATATTTCGGTCAGTTGGGCGTGGAGCAGCGCGTATTCCGCAACGACGAGATCACCCCGGCCGAAGCGCTCGCTCTCAAGCCCGAGCGCGTCATGATCTCCCCGGGCCCCTGCTCTCCGCGTGAGGCGGGCGTTTCGCTCGATATGATCGCCGCCTTTGCCGGCAAAGTCCCCCTTTTCGGGGTCTGCCTCGGGCACCAGTCGATCGGCCAGCATTTCGGCGGCAACATCGTGCGCGCCGAGCGTCTCATGCACGGCAAAACCTCGCCGATCCAACATCGCGATACCGATGTATTCGCGGGACTCCCCCAAGGTTTCGCCGCCACGCGTTATCACTCCCTCCTGATCGAGCGCGCTTCCCTGCCCGACTGCCTTGAAATCACCGCCGAGACGGCGGAAGGCGAGATCATGGGCATCCGCCACCAAACCCTGCCCATCTGGGGCGTCCAATTTCACCCCGAGTCGATTGCCACTGAAAGTGGGATGCAGATATTGGAAAATTTTCTGCGTCTCAACTGA
- the tgt gene encoding tRNA guanosine(34) transglycosylase Tgt, translated as MPSHFDLISTDTATAARRGRLRTRHGVVETPIFMPVGTQGTVKALTPAHLHEIGAQIILGNTYHLNLRPTSELVAEMGGLHEFMGWNKPILTDSGGFQVFSLAKLRKLKPDGIEFQSHIDGKKLFLGPKEVMQIQTNLGSDIAMVIDECPPWPCDRDACASAVERSFRWAGQCRDIAVDSGFFEAGHHLFGIVQGSTFDDQRREAAESLATLDLPGYAVGGVSVGEPEPEMLKQVGATTPFMPADKPRYTMGLGTPPQLLKMVALGVDMFDCVLPSRVARNGLVFTPNGPINLRNEKFRLDKSPIVEGLDNYTCRNFTRAYLRHLLLAEEMLAGTLLTLHNLHFYLDLMAQVRAHLEAGDYASWHLEWIARYEAGLASR; from the coding sequence ATGCCTTCTCACTTTGACCTTATTTCCACCGATACAGCCACCGCCGCCCGTCGTGGTCGTCTGCGCACGCGTCATGGCGTGGTGGAGACGCCCATCTTCATGCCGGTCGGCACGCAGGGCACGGTCAAGGCGTTGACCCCGGCACATCTGCACGAAATCGGCGCGCAAATCATCCTCGGCAACACCTATCATCTCAACCTGCGCCCCACCAGCGAGCTCGTGGCCGAGATGGGGGGGCTGCATGAGTTTATGGGGTGGAACAAGCCGATCCTGACCGACAGCGGTGGGTTTCAGGTCTTTTCCTTGGCCAAACTGCGCAAGCTCAAGCCTGACGGCATTGAGTTTCAGAGCCACATTGACGGCAAAAAATTGTTTCTGGGGCCGAAGGAAGTGATGCAGATTCAGACCAATCTGGGCAGCGATATCGCCATGGTGATCGACGAATGCCCGCCCTGGCCCTGCGATCGCGACGCGTGCGCTTCGGCGGTCGAACGGAGTTTTCGGTGGGCGGGGCAGTGCCGCGATATTGCGGTCGACAGTGGTTTCTTCGAGGCGGGGCACCATCTCTTTGGCATCGTGCAGGGATCGACCTTTGACGATCAGCGGCGAGAGGCCGCGGAATCGCTGGCGACTTTGGATTTGCCGGGATATGCGGTCGGCGGGGTCAGTGTGGGCGAGCCCGAACCCGAGATGCTCAAGCAAGTCGGCGCGACCACGCCCTTCATGCCGGCCGACAAACCGCGCTATACCATGGGACTGGGCACGCCGCCGCAGTTGCTGAAAATGGTCGCGCTCGGCGTCGACATGTTTGACTGCGTGCTGCCCTCGCGGGTGGCGCGCAATGGGCTCGTCTTCACGCCGAACGGCCCGATCAACCTGCGCAACGAAAAGTTCCGCCTGGACAAGTCACCCATCGTGGAGGGACTGGACAACTATACCTGCCGGAACTTCACCCGGGCGTATCTGCGACATCTGTTGCTCGCCGAAGAGATGTTGGCCGGCACATTGCTCACGCTGCACAATCTGCATTTCTACCTCGATCTGATGGCGCAAGTGCGCGCGCACCTCGAAGCCGGCGACTATGCGTCGTGGCACCTTGAGTGGATCGCCCGCTACGAAGCGGGGCTGGCATCGCGCTGA